The following coding sequences lie in one Capnocytophaga stomatis genomic window:
- the gldI gene encoding gliding motility-associated peptidyl-prolyl isomerase GldI translates to MLKKWIFLIAVTVLGIACNEKQARRPISVKSGNTFLKESAEKNKKLLSSEEALIDSIIKKDTLHHFIDSEHGFKFYYTRQNPEATYTAEFGDKVTYNYSISDINGNEIYEESKEGDYQYFVEKEELFLGLRSALKILKEAESGVFFFPSEIAYGYRGDKDKIESNQPIIAKIRVTKIEKNKNTQEIINNQKDTIQKPN, encoded by the coding sequence ATGTTAAAAAAATGGATTTTTTTGATTGCGGTAACGGTTTTGGGAATAGCTTGCAACGAGAAACAAGCTCGTCGTCCTATTTCTGTTAAAAGCGGTAATACTTTTCTGAAAGAGTCAGCGGAAAAAAATAAAAAATTACTCAGTTCGGAGGAAGCTCTCATTGATTCCATCATCAAAAAAGATACATTACACCATTTTATTGATTCAGAACACGGATTCAAGTTCTATTACACTCGGCAAAACCCTGAGGCTACTTACACAGCTGAGTTTGGGGACAAGGTAACTTACAACTACAGCATTTCCGACATCAACGGAAATGAAATTTATGAAGAATCAAAAGAAGGTGATTATCAATATTTTGTTGAAAAAGAAGAGCTTTTCTTAGGACTTCGGTCTGCTTTAAAAATTTTGAAAGAAGCAGAAAGTGGCGTTTTCTTTTTTCCTTCGGAAATTGCCTACGGATATCGTGGAGATAAAGACAAAATTGAAAGCAATCAACCCATTATTGCAAAAATACGAGTAACAAAAATTGAAAAAAATAAAAATACACAGGAAATAATTAATAATCAAAAAGATACAATTCAGAAACCAAATTAA
- a CDS encoding Wzz/FepE/Etk N-terminal domain-containing protein produces MDSNQHKNEDEIDLLELFHKLWIKRKSILKFTLFFFILGIIIALISPKQYTAVTVMIPQTSGDKMSVGGLGGLAAMAGINLGGSSTESIPLNTYPKIVESIPFRKKLIQTPLKFNDLNEVISYEKYCKEYAKPGILGNIKKYTIGLPSLLFGKKNDEKSVTSEKTDSIWSLSLEDRNILDGISGQLAIDIDEKEGIISLSYSMPEALAAAQMLQSTQTLLQETVTEFKTQKANEELKFIEQRYEEAKSDFKAKQFALAQFQDRNRDLFGSLPQTRLEQLQSDYNLSFNVYSELAKQVEAKRIKVKEEHPIFTIVEPVSVPNERSKPKRGMIVAIWTFFGFIIGVSLVFIKDSIKKIKSNNIYNE; encoded by the coding sequence ATGGATAGTAATCAACATAAAAACGAAGACGAAATAGATTTGCTTGAACTATTTCACAAACTGTGGATTAAACGAAAATCTATTTTGAAATTCACATTATTTTTCTTCATTTTGGGAATAATCATTGCTTTGATATCTCCGAAACAATACACAGCTGTCACGGTTATGATTCCTCAAACCTCTGGTGATAAAATGTCCGTTGGCGGATTGGGAGGGCTTGCGGCTATGGCTGGAATCAATTTAGGAGGGAGCTCAACAGAAAGTATTCCGTTAAACACTTATCCGAAAATAGTAGAAAGCATTCCTTTTAGAAAAAAACTTATACAAACCCCATTAAAATTCAATGATTTAAACGAAGTCATTTCTTACGAGAAGTATTGTAAAGAATACGCCAAACCCGGAATTCTTGGCAACATTAAAAAATACACAATTGGTTTGCCAAGTTTGTTATTCGGTAAAAAGAATGATGAAAAGTCAGTAACTTCTGAAAAAACAGATTCTATTTGGTCTTTATCACTTGAAGACAGAAATATTTTAGACGGCATCAGCGGGCAATTAGCAATCGATATCGATGAAAAAGAGGGAATAATTTCTCTATCATACTCAATGCCAGAGGCTTTGGCTGCTGCTCAAATGTTGCAGAGTACGCAAACACTGTTGCAGGAAACTGTGACGGAATTTAAAACCCAAAAAGCCAATGAAGAGCTAAAATTCATCGAACAACGATACGAAGAAGCCAAAAGTGATTTTAAAGCGAAACAATTTGCTTTGGCTCAGTTTCAGGACAGAAACAGAGACCTTTTCGGTTCGTTGCCACAAACAAGATTGGAACAATTGCAATCTGATTACAATCTTTCTTTCAATGTGTACTCTGAACTTGCTAAACAGGTAGAAGCCAAGCGAATAAAAGTAAAAGAAGAGCATCCTATCTTCACGATTGTTGAACCTGTTAGTGTGCCAAACGAGCGTTCAAAACCTAAACGGGGAATGATTGTTGCCATTTGGACTTTTTTCGGATTTATAATAGGAGTCAGCCTCGTATTTATCAAGGATTCCATCAAAAAAATCAAGAGTAATAATATTTATAATGAATAA
- a CDS encoding AraC family transcriptional regulator produces the protein MQSLLNIRHFYKPFQPIAQFADNVSYTEIFPNEKLLPFIYCYWQLKTELQLTENYQHRVISDGCMDVFFELNNPEESYLMGFCKSYTEFPLGNQFNYVGVRFLPSAFPLIFKQDAKELSNNDIRLDLVLSDLATFIVQKFSNTQNLQQIKNKLDTFFIKFLEKADFSIDNRFSKALEIILKSRGNTRILRDLDTGISPRHLRRLFEFYIGDTAKTFSQVVRFQSFMNNKISIQNTDNQLFYDMGYYDQSHFIKEFKTFYGGTPSKVFQNH, from the coding sequence TTGCAATCTCTTTTAAATATACGTCATTTTTACAAACCTTTTCAGCCGATAGCCCAATTCGCTGATAATGTTTCTTATACGGAAATTTTTCCCAATGAGAAGTTATTGCCTTTTATCTATTGTTATTGGCAACTCAAAACGGAACTACAACTTACTGAAAACTATCAACATAGAGTGATTTCCGATGGTTGTATGGATGTCTTTTTTGAGTTGAATAATCCCGAAGAGAGTTACCTTATGGGCTTTTGTAAAAGTTATACCGAATTTCCTCTGGGCAACCAATTTAACTATGTGGGAGTGCGATTTTTGCCCTCTGCTTTTCCGTTGATTTTCAAGCAAGATGCTAAGGAATTGAGCAATAATGATATTCGTTTGGATTTAGTTTTGTCCGATTTGGCGACATTTATTGTACAAAAATTCAGTAACACACAAAATTTGCAACAGATTAAAAATAAATTAGATACATTTTTTATCAAATTTTTGGAGAAGGCTGATTTTAGTATAGACAATCGATTTTCCAAAGCTTTGGAAATTATTCTAAAATCAAGAGGTAATACACGGATATTGAGAGATTTAGACACAGGAATTAGCCCTCGTCATCTCCGCCGATTATTTGAATTTTACATTGGTGACACGGCAAAAACTTTCAGCCAAGTAGTTCGTTTTCAGTCTTTTATGAATAATAAAATTTCTATACAAAACACTGACAATCAACTATTTTATGATATGGGCTATTACGACCAATCGCATTTTATCAAGGAATTTAAAACTTTTTATGGAGGAACACCAAGTAAAGTTTTTCAAAATCATTAA
- a CDS encoding SLBB domain-containing protein, with amino-acid sequence MPKIKLLIIFFLFIGSFQTVVSQNNNGNNVNIDPQQISSINLDKISDEQLKTYWIKAQSQGYTLDQLITAARMRGMSDIQAMKLRQRILQLSTSKKSGNQVEDYSFQDKEEESFGFTGNENKDSLALKNKKDSIFGMNFFKNPKISFTPNMNMATPENYQVGPGDELLIEVWGATEGSFKQKVDTQGNIFINAIGKINVSGLSFEDVKTKINSYLKRIYSGISAPNGSYNKVYTGVTITQVRTVKVNIIGEVTVPGTYSLSALSTVLNALYACGGPTENGSFREINLVRNGQKIATFDVYDFLIHGSEKGNLPLKDQDVIIVPPYLNRVLIEGEVKRKGAYETKDGESLANLITFFGGFTSDAFTNTLVVERIKNAKREVKEVAFEDISSFLIQNGDKLKVHPITDEYQNRLSIGGAVYQPGTYEFKEGMTAYDLLNRANGVRKEASLERGLIFRTLNRVDYQTINFSVKDLIEEKNNIPLIDNDSIHIFYKDSLQMARFIKVEGAVNKPKELPFMENMTVGDVIALAGGLSQGADASTIDIFREINDGDFRKLSRDFKVSSNNELIPAEGDTIKLQPNDIVSVRYIKGYTPMQTVTVEGEVLYPGIYSIRSKDERISDLIERVGGFSPYAYVRGATLVRKKLDEGDIKQEQFLDEMVMASKIGSDNNQALKKIEKKSTEYRIGIDLKKILENKHSKYDLILSEGDVLLIPSEKQTIEIKGEVLAPSLVRYERGLSLREYVNRAGGFSDRAKKRSIYVMYANGDIKSTNNSLFFKNYPELEPGAIIIVPSKPERQRLSTSETIGIISAITTMGVLIFNVLKK; translated from the coding sequence AATTATATTTTTCCTTTTTATTGGAAGTTTTCAAACAGTTGTATCTCAAAATAACAACGGTAATAACGTAAACATTGACCCTCAGCAAATTTCTTCAATAAATCTTGATAAAATATCAGATGAGCAGCTCAAGACTTATTGGATAAAGGCTCAAAGTCAAGGATATACGTTAGACCAGCTTATTACAGCTGCCAGAATGCGAGGTATGTCGGACATACAAGCTATGAAGTTAAGACAGCGTATTTTACAACTTTCAACAAGCAAAAAGTCTGGTAATCAGGTTGAAGATTATTCTTTTCAGGACAAAGAGGAAGAATCTTTCGGATTTACAGGAAATGAAAATAAGGATTCTTTAGCACTCAAAAATAAGAAAGATTCTATTTTCGGGATGAATTTTTTCAAAAATCCGAAAATTTCATTCACTCCAAATATGAATATGGCAACTCCTGAAAATTATCAGGTAGGTCCGGGCGATGAACTTTTAATTGAGGTTTGGGGAGCCACAGAAGGTTCTTTCAAACAAAAAGTTGATACACAAGGAAATATATTCATAAACGCTATCGGGAAGATTAATGTTTCGGGTTTGTCTTTTGAAGATGTCAAAACAAAAATCAATTCTTACTTGAAACGAATTTACTCCGGTATTTCGGCGCCTAATGGTAGTTATAACAAAGTTTATACGGGAGTTACAATCACCCAAGTAAGAACCGTGAAAGTGAACATAATAGGAGAAGTTACTGTTCCCGGAACATATTCCTTGAGTGCTTTATCAACCGTTTTGAATGCCTTGTACGCTTGTGGAGGTCCAACGGAAAATGGTTCTTTCAGGGAAATTAATTTGGTTCGTAACGGACAAAAAATAGCTACTTTTGACGTTTATGATTTTCTGATTCACGGAAGTGAAAAAGGCAATTTACCTCTTAAAGATCAAGATGTTATCATAGTTCCTCCTTACTTAAATAGAGTATTAATTGAAGGAGAAGTAAAACGCAAAGGAGCATATGAAACTAAAGACGGAGAATCTCTGGCTAACTTAATTACCTTCTTCGGAGGTTTTACTTCGGATGCTTTTACTAACACTTTGGTTGTTGAGCGTATCAAAAATGCAAAACGGGAAGTAAAAGAAGTAGCTTTTGAGGATATTTCAAGCTTCTTGATACAAAATGGAGACAAACTAAAAGTACACCCAATTACAGACGAATATCAAAACAGATTAAGCATTGGAGGAGCTGTTTATCAACCAGGTACGTACGAATTTAAAGAAGGAATGACTGCTTATGATTTGTTAAATCGGGCAAATGGAGTAAGAAAAGAAGCTTCTTTGGAAAGAGGACTGATATTCAGAACTTTAAATCGTGTAGATTATCAAACCATCAATTTTTCCGTAAAAGATTTAATTGAAGAAAAAAATAATATTCCTCTGATAGATAATGACAGTATTCATATTTTCTATAAAGATTCTCTTCAAATGGCTCGTTTCATCAAGGTAGAAGGAGCTGTTAATAAGCCAAAAGAACTTCCTTTTATGGAAAATATGACCGTTGGCGATGTTATTGCTTTGGCAGGTGGGCTTTCGCAAGGGGCAGATGCTTCAACAATTGATATTTTCCGAGAAATTAACGATGGCGATTTCAGAAAACTTAGCCGAGATTTCAAAGTTTCTTCTAACAATGAGTTAATACCGGCAGAAGGCGACACTATTAAATTGCAACCTAATGATATTGTATCAGTTAGATATATAAAAGGTTACACACCAATGCAAACCGTTACTGTGGAAGGAGAAGTTTTATATCCGGGAATATACAGCATTCGCAGTAAAGATGAACGCATTTCCGACCTTATTGAACGAGTGGGAGGTTTTTCGCCTTATGCCTATGTTAGAGGTGCTACGCTCGTTCGGAAAAAATTAGATGAAGGTGACATCAAGCAAGAGCAATTTCTTGATGAAATGGTTATGGCAAGCAAAATCGGAAGTGACAACAATCAGGCTTTAAAAAAGATAGAAAAAAAATCAACCGAATATCGCATCGGGATTGATTTAAAAAAGATTTTAGAGAACAAACATAGTAAATACGATTTAATTTTGAGCGAAGGTGACGTTTTATTGATTCCTTCTGAAAAACAAACCATTGAAATCAAAGGAGAAGTTCTGGCACCATCACTGGTACGTTATGAAAGAGGATTGTCCTTGAGAGAATACGTAAATCGTGCCGGGGGCTTTTCCGACAGAGCAAAAAAACGTTCTATATACGTGATGTATGCCAATGGAGATATTAAATCCACTAATAATTCTCTTTTCTTTAAGAATTATCCGGAGTTGGAACCCGGTGCTATAATTATCGTACCTTCAAAACCTGAACGTCAACGACTTTCAACTTCCGAAACTATTGGAATTATCTCTGCAATAACAACAATGGGAGTACTAATTTTTAATGTGTTAAAAAAATAA
- a CDS encoding BlaI/MecI/CopY family transcriptional regulator, with protein sequence MKNLTSKEEEIMSFFWQEGKLFVKQILEKYDEPKPHFNTISTYVRALEEKGFLSHEAFGTSYQYFAIISKEDYQNRTLKNVVKKYFGNSYLNVVNTFIKSEKLSVEEIRKLLDEIDNKS encoded by the coding sequence ATGAAAAACTTAACATCAAAAGAGGAAGAAATTATGTCTTTTTTTTGGCAAGAAGGAAAACTGTTTGTAAAGCAAATTTTAGAAAAGTACGATGAACCAAAACCTCATTTTAACACAATTTCCACTTATGTAAGAGCATTGGAAGAGAAAGGTTTTTTATCACACGAGGCTTTCGGAACGTCATATCAGTATTTTGCCATCATTTCAAAAGAAGATTATCAAAACCGAACGCTAAAGAATGTGGTAAAAAAATACTTCGGAAATTCATATCTGAATGTGGTAAATACGTTTATAAAGTCCGAAAAATTGTCGGTAGAGGAAATCCGAAAACTATTAGATGAAATTGATAATAAATCCTGA
- a CDS encoding peptidylprolyl isomerase, with the protein MKRMNVIMLLFATAIFFSCKSQKTSNLGDGLFADIQTNKGNIVIKLNYKETPVTVANFVTLAEGTNSFVKSEFKGKPYYNGVIFHRVIKDFMIQGGDPTGTGMGDPGYRFEDEFVEHLKHDKKGILSMANAGPATNGSQFFITHVPTPHLDGRHTVFGETVEGLEVIDSIANVATAEANRPVEDVKINNVLIIRNGKEAEKFNATKTIEDYFANAEKREKERENKIKEAVNSFLAEVKEQEPKAKALPSGVKIFTLKESKGETPKHTQQVLVNYAGYLTDGTLFDSNIKEVEEAFGKYNIARDRGNGYTPIPMQYSKSAQLIPGFKEALLTLKVGEKVRVFIPSALAYGERGAQGVIPPNSDLIFDIEVLGIAQ; encoded by the coding sequence ATGAAACGAATGAATGTAATTATGTTGTTATTTGCAACGGCAATTTTCTTCAGTTGTAAATCACAGAAAACGTCTAACTTAGGAGATGGATTATTTGCTGATATTCAGACTAATAAAGGGAATATCGTCATAAAACTTAACTATAAAGAAACACCCGTTACTGTGGCAAACTTTGTAACATTGGCTGAGGGTACAAACTCTTTTGTAAAAAGCGAATTTAAAGGAAAACCTTACTACAATGGTGTAATTTTTCATCGTGTTATCAAGGATTTTATGATTCAAGGCGGCGACCCAACAGGAACAGGAATGGGCGACCCGGGCTATCGTTTTGAAGATGAATTTGTTGAGCATTTAAAACACGACAAAAAAGGAATTCTATCAATGGCTAATGCAGGTCCCGCAACCAATGGTAGTCAGTTCTTTATAACTCACGTGCCAACTCCTCATTTGGATGGCAGACACACTGTTTTCGGCGAAACCGTTGAAGGATTGGAAGTAATTGATTCTATCGCCAATGTAGCCACTGCAGAAGCTAACAGACCTGTTGAAGACGTGAAAATCAACAATGTTTTGATTATCCGCAACGGAAAAGAAGCTGAAAAATTCAATGCTACAAAAACCATCGAAGATTATTTTGCCAACGCAGAAAAAAGAGAGAAAGAAAGAGAAAATAAAATCAAAGAAGCTGTAAATTCTTTCTTAGCTGAAGTAAAAGAGCAAGAACCTAAAGCTAAAGCCCTTCCTTCAGGAGTTAAAATTTTTACTTTGAAAGAAAGCAAAGGAGAAACTCCTAAGCACACACAGCAAGTTTTAGTAAATTATGCAGGATATCTAACTGATGGTACGTTGTTTGACTCAAATATAAAAGAGGTTGAAGAGGCTTTCGGAAAATACAACATTGCTCGCGACAGAGGCAATGGATACACCCCGATACCTATGCAATACAGCAAATCTGCACAGTTAATCCCCGGATTTAAAGAAGCTTTACTTACCCTAAAAGTGGGTGAAAAAGTGCGTGTCTTCATCCCTTCTGCCTTAGCCTACGGAGAAAGAGGAGCTCAAGGAGTTATTCCACCAAATAGTGATTTAATTTTTGACATTGAGGTTCTGGGAATTGCACAATAG
- a CDS encoding M56 family metallopeptidase translates to MKLIINPDYSMENLLLFGFKNLIFTGVLWIAYRFFISGNTFHQANRIIILLIFAGGILLPFTKINLPEFNFLKEVQTSSDFLLPLAEKNDKIEVAKNTNNQLIYNFLITIYGLGVLFFSFRYIIGLVSLIRILKNSQKKQLPNGVFVHITTENVLPFSWFKYIVLSEKNPTYYSENVIFHEMAHAAYRHSWDLLFTELYRILFWWNPFVWLLKKELMQVHEFQADQKAIQQTNNANLYRKELIIQCVGAKKVAFAHNFETSNLKKRIYMTMRDKSTGKAKWSYGTLILATSAVMFLFSNETLQAQEKETKNTSEIEVVGHKNAKNQDIINDPEVIVILDEKKVENSVLQQINPDEIASISVLKDKKSIGAYGEKGKKGVIKVTTKKLSTEPNKEVEKSKITNDALLIVDGKELDISNLEKIDPKNIESITVLKNKKSTDAYGEKGKNGVILVVTKK, encoded by the coding sequence ATGAAATTGATAATAAATCCTGATTATTCTATGGAAAATTTACTTTTATTTGGATTTAAAAACCTAATTTTCACAGGAGTACTATGGATTGCATATCGCTTTTTCATCAGCGGAAATACATTTCATCAAGCAAACCGAATCATCATTTTGTTAATTTTCGCAGGTGGAATTTTGCTTCCTTTTACAAAAATCAACTTACCTGAATTCAATTTTCTGAAAGAAGTACAAACCTCGTCAGATTTTCTGCTTCCACTTGCTGAAAAAAATGATAAAATCGAAGTAGCTAAAAACACCAATAACCAACTGATTTATAATTTTTTAATAACAATTTACGGATTAGGAGTTCTATTCTTTAGTTTTCGCTATATCATTGGTTTAGTGTCACTTATAAGAATTTTGAAAAACTCCCAAAAAAAGCAACTTCCAAATGGTGTTTTCGTGCATATTACAACAGAGAATGTGCTTCCGTTTAGTTGGTTCAAATATATTGTGCTTTCGGAAAAAAATCCAACGTATTATTCTGAAAATGTGATATTTCACGAAATGGCTCACGCTGCTTATCGTCATTCGTGGGATTTACTTTTTACTGAATTGTATCGCATCTTATTCTGGTGGAATCCGTTTGTTTGGCTACTCAAAAAGGAGCTTATGCAAGTTCACGAATTTCAAGCTGACCAAAAGGCAATTCAGCAAACAAACAATGCTAATTTATACCGTAAAGAATTGATAATCCAGTGTGTTGGAGCCAAGAAAGTAGCCTTTGCACACAATTTTGAAACAAGTAATTTAAAAAAACGTATTTATATGACAATGAGAGACAAATCAACAGGAAAAGCCAAATGGAGCTACGGAACGCTCATTTTAGCAACAAGTGCAGTAATGTTTTTATTTTCAAACGAAACATTACAAGCACAAGAAAAGGAGACAAAAAACACTTCTGAAATTGAAGTTGTTGGTCACAAAAACGCAAAAAATCAGGATATTATAAATGACCCTGAAGTTATTGTGATTTTAGATGAAAAAAAAGTGGAAAATTCTGTATTACAGCAAATAAACCCTGACGAAATTGCAAGTATTTCGGTTTTAAAAGACAAAAAATCTATTGGAGCTTATGGAGAAAAAGGGAAAAAAGGCGTAATCAAAGTAACTACCAAGAAACTTTCCACCGAGCCAAACAAGGAGGTTGAAAAATCAAAAATCACCAATGATGCGTTACTAATTGTAGATGGAAAAGAATTAGATATCAGTAATTTAGAAAAGATAGACCCTAAAAATATTGAATCTATAACCGTTTTAAAAAACAAAAAATCCACAGACGCTTACGGAGAAAAAGGCAAAAATGGTGTGATTTTAGTTGTAACTAAAAAATAG
- a CDS encoding RtcB family protein: MGNLKLKGKDILKLGYPNNQSVNVALEVMKRNFNDKNQAYIKSLLKEILANPKDFEKHLTFGQIAEALLSSKKTEKRQLNAQRADFKIFGSNISEEAKNQLYTALKLPISVNGALMPDAHSGYGLPIGGVLAVENAVIPYGVGLDIGCRMCLSILDVPVSYLDGAKDKYEKMLVEHTKFGMYETHKSHIEHEIFDRDTFDLIPILKRLKGKAIKQMGTSGGGNHFVEFGEVEILEEDPQIGLPKGKYLGILSHSGSRGFGAEIAQYYVRKAIEQCPLPKEAQQFAWLDLSTHLGLEYWTAMNLAGDYASACHYDIHRRLIKAIGGRLKARIENHHNFAWKEVHNGKEVIVHRKGATPAGEGELGIIPASMTEKGFIVRGRGNTDSLCSASHGAGRLHSRAACKTLFTQSDIKKELKNKKVTLIGGNAEEAPMAYKNINEVMNAQTDLVDILGRFQPRIVRMES, from the coding sequence ATGGGAAATTTAAAATTAAAAGGAAAAGATATATTAAAGTTAGGATATCCTAATAATCAATCGGTTAATGTGGCGTTGGAAGTAATGAAACGCAATTTTAACGATAAAAATCAGGCGTATATAAAATCTTTATTGAAAGAAATTTTGGCAAACCCGAAAGATTTTGAAAAACATCTGACTTTCGGGCAAATCGCCGAAGCCTTGCTTTCTTCCAAAAAAACAGAAAAACGCCAACTCAATGCCCAAAGAGCTGATTTTAAAATCTTTGGAAGTAACATTTCGGAAGAAGCCAAAAACCAACTTTACACGGCTTTAAAACTGCCCATCTCGGTAAACGGAGCGTTGATGCCCGATGCTCACAGTGGTTACGGCTTGCCTATCGGAGGTGTTTTAGCAGTAGAAAACGCTGTAATTCCGTATGGCGTGGGATTGGATATTGGTTGCCGTATGTGTTTGAGTATCTTAGATGTACCCGTTTCATATCTCGATGGTGCGAAGGACAAATACGAAAAAATGCTCGTGGAACACACCAAGTTTGGAATGTATGAAACACATAAATCACATATTGAACACGAAATTTTCGACCGAGATACTTTCGACCTTATTCCAATCCTTAAACGATTGAAAGGCAAAGCTATCAAGCAAATGGGAACTTCCGGCGGAGGCAATCATTTTGTGGAATTCGGAGAGGTAGAAATTCTGGAGGAAGACCCGCAAATCGGGTTACCGAAAGGCAAATATCTGGGCATTTTATCGCACAGTGGTTCGCGAGGTTTCGGGGCGGAAATTGCTCAATATTACGTACGAAAAGCAATAGAACAATGTCCGTTACCTAAAGAAGCTCAGCAATTTGCGTGGCTCGACCTCAGTACGCATCTCGGTTTGGAGTATTGGACAGCGATGAACCTTGCCGGAGATTATGCTTCGGCTTGTCATTACGATATTCATCGCCGGCTGATAAAAGCCATTGGTGGGCGACTCAAGGCACGGATTGAAAATCATCATAATTTTGCTTGGAAAGAAGTTCACAACGGCAAAGAAGTTATCGTTCATCGCAAAGGGGCGACTCCCGCAGGTGAAGGAGAACTTGGCATTATTCCCGCATCGATGACGGAGAAAGGTTTTATCGTTCGCGGAAGAGGAAATACTGATTCGTTGTGTTCGGCATCGCACGGTGCAGGAAGGCTTCATTCGCGAGCTGCGTGCAAAACACTTTTCACTCAAAGCGACATCAAAAAAGAACTGAAAAACAAGAAAGTAACACTCATCGGAGGTAATGCCGAAGAAGCTCCAATGGCATACAAAAACATCAATGAGGTGATGAATGCCCAAACCGATTTGGTAGATATTTTAGGTCGCTTTCAACCCAGAATTGTGAGAATGGAGTCGTAG
- a CDS encoding DHH family phosphoesterase has product MNIYDIETIKLLLDKRLKISIIPHKNPDGDAIGSCLGLYHYLKTHNQDVKVVSPNDFPDFFKWLPEAENIVIYDNDPKAATEQIEKSKLIFTLDFNSLKRADTLTPLLESSEATFIMIDHHQAPEDYAKITFSNPNASSTCSMIYSFIDAMGDKNAINQTIATCLYTGIMTDTGNFKYASTTSNTFKIASFLIEKGANNSQINSNVFENNSYDRIQLMSVALKNMVYLKEHNTAYITLTSEELANHNCQKGDTDGFVNYGLTIKDSKLAAIFIQEKNYIKISFRSKNQHDVNAFARRFFNGGGHINAAGGRFDGSMEEATAYFLKILPEFH; this is encoded by the coding sequence ATGAATATTTATGACATTGAAACTATAAAGTTATTGCTTGATAAGCGATTGAAAATAAGCATTATCCCTCACAAAAATCCTGATGGCGATGCAATAGGAAGTTGTTTGGGATTGTATCATTATTTAAAAACTCATAATCAAGATGTTAAGGTAGTATCACCTAACGATTTCCCAGATTTTTTCAAGTGGTTACCCGAAGCTGAGAACATTGTGATTTATGACAATGACCCCAAAGCGGCTACTGAACAAATTGAAAAATCAAAGTTGATTTTCACATTGGATTTCAATTCACTCAAGCGAGCTGATACGCTAACCCCATTGTTAGAATCCTCGGAAGCTACTTTCATTATGATTGACCATCATCAGGCCCCTGAAGATTACGCCAAAATCACATTTTCCAATCCTAATGCAAGCTCCACGTGTTCAATGATTTATTCTTTCATTGATGCAATGGGTGATAAAAACGCTATTAATCAAACTATTGCAACTTGCTTGTACACAGGTATTATGACCGATACAGGCAATTTTAAATATGCCTCAACAACGAGCAATACATTTAAAATAGCTTCTTTTTTGATTGAAAAAGGTGCTAATAATAGCCAAATCAACAGTAATGTATTTGAGAATAATTCCTATGACAGAATACAACTAATGAGTGTAGCTCTTAAAAATATGGTTTACCTAAAGGAACACAACACCGCTTACATTACACTGACTTCAGAGGAATTGGCTAATCATAATTGCCAAAAAGGTGATACTGATGGTTTTGTAAATTATGGTTTAACCATTAAAGATTCAAAATTAGCTGCCATTTTTATTCAAGAGAAAAATTATATAAAAATTTCTTTTCGTTCTAAAAATCAGCACGATGTGAATGCTTTTGCACGCAGATTTTTCAATGGAGGCGGACATATCAACGCTGCCGGAGGAAGATTTGACGGCTCAATGGAAGAAGCTACTGCTTATTTTCTGAAAATATTACCTGAATTCCATTAA